One Candidatus Dadabacteria bacterium genomic region harbors:
- a CDS encoding OFA family MFS transporter: MASLLSKERIVRGPEFNRWLAVPPSIAVHLCIGSVYAWSIYNPALIEVLGVATSAGDDWTLRQVVWIFSVAIAFTGLTAAFAGKWVEKVGPRMVCVMAACFWGGGYMLSSLGVTLHQLWLIYLGYGVIGGIGLGLGYVSPVSNLIRWFPDRRGLAAGMAIMGFGGGAMVAVPLKEFFLQYFYKAPQYLGTVDAVDMITHSGRRFVEIGGQLKEVVVAGAVEAAHVLAPGAEAAGVYVVGTGSAGVAQTFLLFGVVYFLVIMVSAFLYRVPVSGYRPKGWEPPAGEDSSRRMITQKDVHMDQALKTSQFYQVWVVLCLNVTAGIGIISVAKTMMTEIFSNALPGIIDVTFAATYVLMIGMFNMLGRVMWASASDKLGRRNTCSIFCAVGFLLYLSIPVAAHQVNLNPSILWLLMFYAATMIIFTFYGGVFATVPAYLADLFGTRYVGGIYGRLLTAWSVAGVLGPLAVTSLRDRSLMAEINRLAESVSPQEFTKTFGAGINDLEILVQNKTVTLAKLMDIAPEGTVDPTASLYNSTMYVMAALLIIALISNLLIKPVHEKHHIKD, translated from the coding sequence ATGGCGAGTCTTTTATCAAAGGAACGTATCGTTAGAGGCCCGGAATTCAACCGCTGGCTGGCTGTGCCTCCATCTATTGCGGTTCACCTGTGCATTGGCTCCGTTTACGCCTGGAGCATATACAATCCCGCGTTAATTGAAGTGCTTGGCGTTGCCACTAGTGCGGGCGACGACTGGACCCTGCGTCAGGTAGTGTGGATATTCAGCGTTGCGATCGCGTTCACCGGGCTTACGGCGGCGTTTGCCGGCAAATGGGTTGAGAAGGTGGGACCACGCATGGTCTGTGTTATGGCAGCGTGTTTCTGGGGTGGCGGCTACATGCTCAGCAGTCTCGGTGTTACTTTGCATCAACTGTGGCTGATTTATCTGGGTTACGGCGTAATCGGCGGTATCGGTCTGGGTTTAGGTTATGTTTCGCCGGTCAGCAATTTAATTCGCTGGTTTCCGGACCGACGCGGCTTGGCTGCCGGAATGGCGATCATGGGTTTCGGTGGCGGGGCGATGGTTGCGGTGCCGCTTAAGGAATTTTTCCTCCAGTACTTTTACAAGGCGCCTCAATACTTGGGGACGGTCGATGCCGTCGATATGATCACTCATTCGGGCCGACGCTTTGTTGAAATCGGCGGTCAGCTAAAAGAGGTTGTCGTCGCGGGGGCTGTCGAGGCGGCACATGTGCTGGCGCCCGGAGCTGAAGCGGCCGGGGTGTATGTGGTCGGCACCGGTTCCGCGGGAGTCGCCCAGACCTTTCTTCTTTTCGGAGTGGTTTATTTTCTTGTGATAATGGTCTCGGCGTTTTTATATCGTGTCCCGGTTTCGGGGTATAGACCGAAGGGATGGGAGCCGCCGGCCGGCGAGGATTCCAGCAGGCGAATGATCACTCAGAAAGATGTGCATATGGATCAGGCGTTAAAAACATCTCAGTTCTACCAGGTGTGGGTCGTGCTGTGCCTTAACGTTACAGCCGGCATCGGGATTATCTCTGTCGCCAAGACAATGATGACCGAGATATTCAGTAACGCGCTTCCGGGTATTATTGACGTCACTTTTGCCGCCACTTACGTCTTGATGATCGGCATGTTCAACATGCTGGGGCGCGTTATGTGGGCGAGCGCCTCCGATAAACTGGGGCGACGCAATACGTGTTCGATATTTTGCGCGGTCGGTTTTTTGTTGTATTTGTCCATTCCCGTGGCCGCCCACCAGGTGAATCTTAATCCTTCGATTCTTTGGCTGTTAATGTTTTATGCGGCGACGATGATAATTTTTACTTTCTACGGGGGTGTCTTCGCTACCGTTCCGGCATATCTTGCAGACCTGTTCGGTACTCGCTACGTCGGCGGCATCTATGGACGTTTGCTGACCGCTTGGAGCGTTGCCGGAGTGCTTGGCCCCTTGGCGGTCACCTCGCTTAGAGACCGTTCGCTTATGGCCGAAATCAATCGCCTCGCGGAAAGTGTATCGCCACAGGAATTCACTAAGACTTTCGGAGCCGGAATTAATGACCTCGAGATACTGGTGCAGAATAAAACCGTAACGCTTGCGAAACTCATGGATATCGCGCCTGAAGGAACAGTGGACCCGACGGCTTCCTTGTACAACTCGACGATGTATGTAATGGCGGCGTTGTTAATAATCGCTTTGATAAGCAATCTCCTGATAAAACCGGTTCACGAAAAACATCACATAAAGGATTGA
- a CDS encoding rhomboid family intramembrane serine protease, whose protein sequence is MIPIRSTIKTEIVPYVNYALLAANVLVFAYTLSLTGEALEMFYQTHGILPSKITALEAYGFLGRTAKYFSSMFIHENWLHLAGNLVFLYIFGNAVEDLLGHARYLLFYLVCGLIAVFIQVALNSHSSVPVIGASGAISGVLGAYMLFFPRSRILTLFIVLVFVYFVRIRAYLFIIFWFAVQFLTGIGYIGDAGTEGLWAHMSGFACGAIAGGSFLYTRGYRSKKYKAGYGTGWYGEND, encoded by the coding sequence ATGATACCGATTAGAAGCACAATAAAAACCGAAATCGTCCCCTATGTGAATTACGCGCTTCTCGCCGCAAACGTGTTGGTTTTCGCGTATACCCTTTCTCTGACAGGGGAGGCGCTTGAGATGTTCTACCAGACGCACGGTATTTTGCCCAGCAAGATAACCGCCCTTGAAGCCTACGGATTTCTTGGCAGGACGGCAAAATATTTCAGTTCCATGTTCATCCATGAAAACTGGCTTCACTTGGCCGGGAACCTGGTTTTTCTCTACATATTCGGAAACGCGGTCGAGGACCTGCTAGGGCACGCCAGATACCTGCTTTTCTATCTCGTGTGCGGACTGATAGCCGTATTCATCCAGGTGGCTTTGAACTCCCACTCCTCAGTTCCTGTAATAGGAGCAAGCGGGGCGATTTCTGGAGTCTTGGGTGCGTACATGCTCTTTTTCCCAAGATCAAGGATTCTTACGCTTTTCATAGTCCTGGTGTTTGTCTACTTCGTGCGCATAAGGGCTTATCTTTTCATAATTTTCTGGTTTGCCGTTCAGTTTCTGACCGGAATCGGCTATATTGGTGACGCAGGAACCGAGGGTCTGTGGGCGCACATGTCGGGATTTGCCTGCGGAGCCATAGCCGGAGGGAGTTTTCTTTACACGCGGGGATACCGAAGCAAGAAATACAAAGCCGGTTACGGAACGGGGTGGTACGGAGAAAATGACTAG
- a CDS encoding LLM class flavin-dependent oxidoreductase, with translation MKFGIGYYSLQSPSHHPRPHSELYSEMLAEVEMADQMGFDSVWLTEHHFLDDGYCPSMLIAASAIAARTKNIRIGTGVLLIPLHDPIRIAEDASVVDLISGGRFILGLGLGYRKEEFDGFGRQLKQRRGRIEESLEILNKSWSDDPFSFDGKYYQVEDLNVTPKPIQQPIPIWIGAFTEPAIRRAARIGAPLYVPAIGVIPIIKYLFDMHSSFLKEYGKDPDEVEKPLVREIYISDKKADDAWEDIKEHVTYTAKGYASWGSMVDAEGNLLSDPSDPILYDLARQQSIIGTPEECVETIMNYRESLPIDNLICRFKFPGISHEEAVRSMKLFVDKVLPEVG, from the coding sequence ATGAAATTCGGCATTGGTTATTACAGTCTTCAATCACCCTCTCACCATCCAAGACCACATAGTGAACTGTACAGCGAAATGCTGGCTGAAGTGGAGATGGCGGATCAGATGGGGTTTGACTCCGTATGGCTGACGGAGCATCACTTTTTGGATGATGGTTACTGCCCCTCAATGCTTATAGCCGCTTCGGCAATCGCCGCCAGGACTAAAAATATCCGTATAGGTACAGGTGTGTTGTTGATACCCCTTCATGACCCGATCCGAATAGCAGAAGATGCTTCCGTTGTTGATCTCATTTCCGGCGGAAGATTTATACTGGGACTGGGACTGGGTTACAGGAAAGAAGAGTTTGATGGATTCGGCAGACAGTTAAAGCAGCGCAGGGGCAGGATTGAAGAAAGCCTTGAGATACTGAACAAGAGTTGGAGTGATGATCCGTTCAGTTTTGATGGAAAATATTACCAGGTAGAGGATTTGAATGTAACTCCCAAACCCATTCAACAGCCAATACCAATATGGATCGGTGCTTTTACAGAACCCGCCATAAGGAGAGCAGCTCGGATTGGTGCTCCGCTTTACGTTCCGGCAATCGGCGTAATACCGATTATCAAATACCTTTTTGATATGCATTCATCTTTCTTGAAGGAATATGGCAAAGACCCCGACGAAGTTGAAAAGCCACTTGTCAGAGAAATTTATATTTCCGACAAAAAAGCCGATGATGCTTGGGAGGATATAAAAGAGCACGTTACTTATACGGCCAAGGGATATGCTTCATGGGGTTCAATGGTGGATGCTGAGGGCAACTTGCTGAGTGATCCGTCAGATCCGATTTTGTATGACCTTGCAAGGCAGCAGTCAATTATAGGAACCCCCGAAGAATGTGTTGAGACTATCATGAATTACCGGGAAAGCTTACCTATAGACAACCTGATATGTAGATTTAAATTCCCGGGTATTTCGCATGAAGAAGCAGTAAGGTCAATGAAGTTGTTTGTGGACAAGGTGCTGCCTGAAGTAGGATAG
- a CDS encoding AAA family ATPase → MKLSTGRWVSGGDFFNREGELHILETHVRDHNHILLTGQRRMGKTSIVRELGRRLELNGWAFLFADVEAATCAEDAIADIAKAAYPIQPIRSRLIATAGRWLKDNIEEAGPDEFRVKIRAALDPGSWRRHGKELLRNCAEHDKSVLLAIDELPIFLKRMLKHDNGEQRVDEFLSWLRGTLQDLGNDSPVLIVSGSIGLDHLVRRLGIPDRINHLYPFRLGPWDRNTSVECFTRLAEDYELSIENGVADAVYEKLGSGIPHHVQSFFARLRDFATMQGKNRVIVDDVNEVYYRRLLGAWGQSDLVYYETRLKEGLGGDDDYYSIAMEILAEAAIQEVFTPSARHCLEEMYSSLVEDMPACIADVLEVLEHDGYLEASEDGYRFSSNLLRDWWSARFRHHIPIENRRSVDKSQEQTQ, encoded by the coding sequence ATGAAATTATCCACAGGCAGATGGGTAAGCGGTGGCGACTTCTTCAATCGTGAGGGCGAGTTACACATCCTAGAAACACACGTCCGAGACCACAATCATATATTGCTTACCGGACAGCGGCGCATGGGGAAAACAAGCATTGTCCGCGAACTCGGACGTCGGCTTGAGCTTAATGGTTGGGCCTTCCTCTTTGCCGATGTAGAAGCGGCAACATGCGCGGAAGATGCAATTGCGGATATTGCGAAAGCTGCGTACCCGATTCAACCAATCAGGTCGCGCCTCATTGCTACAGCGGGACGCTGGCTAAAAGACAACATTGAAGAGGCTGGTCCAGATGAATTTCGCGTGAAGATCCGTGCTGCGCTCGACCCTGGAAGTTGGAGACGCCACGGAAAAGAGTTGCTCCGCAATTGTGCCGAGCATGACAAGTCGGTTCTCCTTGCTATCGACGAACTTCCTATCTTCCTCAAGCGGATGCTCAAACATGATAACGGTGAGCAACGGGTTGACGAGTTTTTGAGCTGGTTACGTGGCACACTTCAAGATTTAGGCAATGATTCTCCTGTTCTAATAGTATCTGGCAGTATTGGATTGGATCATCTGGTAAGACGACTCGGGATCCCTGACCGCATCAATCATCTCTATCCTTTTCGTCTAGGTCCATGGGATCGAAACACCAGTGTCGAGTGTTTCACCCGTCTCGCCGAAGATTACGAATTGTCCATAGAGAACGGCGTTGCAGATGCGGTGTACGAAAAACTGGGCAGCGGAATTCCTCACCACGTGCAGTCCTTCTTCGCGCGTCTTCGAGATTTCGCCACTATGCAAGGGAAAAACCGCGTAATTGTGGATGATGTTAACGAAGTCTATTATAGGAGGCTCCTAGGAGCTTGGGGACAAAGCGATCTTGTGTATTACGAGACACGTCTCAAAGAAGGTCTTGGAGGGGATGATGATTACTACTCCATAGCAATGGAGATCCTCGCAGAGGCGGCTATACAAGAGGTATTCACACCAAGCGCGAGACATTGCCTTGAGGAGATGTATTCCTCTCTGGTTGAAGATATGCCAGCGTGCATTGCAGATGTGCTTGAGGTTCTGGAGCATGACGGCTACCTGGAAGCTAGCGAAGATGGCTACCGCTTCTCCTCAAATTTGCTGAGGGACTGGTGGTCCGCTCGTTTCCGTCATCACATTCCTATTGAAAATCGTCGCTCGGTTGATAAATCGCAGGAGCAGACACAATGA
- a CDS encoding 6-phosphofructokinase — MTSRKMDNLGIIAAGGPAPGINGVISSATIEAKNRGKKIIGILDGFKWISVGDTSKVLNLDIQNTSRIHTTGGSIIGISRQNPLATEQTFKNTVSSIEKLGIGSLITIGGDGTMFLAKTLYEHFEGRLKIAHLPKTIDNNIALPDYISTFGFETARDVGAKIMNNIMEEARTTGRWFLVITMGRRTGHLALGIGQSSGATITIIPEDFEEEKVPLEKVVAILEGSIIKRMSMGREYGVAILAEGMLDKIDPVDLGLMDKDGMGRIRYVDVNFGQLLKKALGKKLSEKGVEAELVHKRLGYEMRSANPIPFDVDYTRKLGYCAVKYLLGGEGGGALVYVRTGKIQAIPFQELIDKKTNSIKVRYMDRNTEAYEVSQKYMIKLRREDIETPAILKELSGQTNLSSGEFREYFSKVFR, encoded by the coding sequence ATGACTAGCAGGAAAATGGACAATCTGGGAATAATAGCGGCCGGAGGACCCGCCCCCGGGATAAACGGCGTGATAAGCTCGGCCACTATCGAGGCCAAAAACAGGGGGAAGAAGATAATTGGAATTCTCGACGGGTTTAAGTGGATCTCCGTGGGAGACACCTCGAAAGTCCTGAATCTTGATATCCAGAACACTTCAAGGATTCATACAACCGGCGGTTCCATTATCGGAATATCAAGACAAAATCCCCTCGCAACTGAGCAAACCTTTAAAAACACGGTTTCCTCGATTGAAAAACTCGGCATAGGCAGTCTGATAACCATAGGCGGCGACGGAACAATGTTTCTCGCAAAAACGCTTTACGAACACTTCGAGGGAAGGTTAAAAATAGCGCACCTGCCCAAAACAATAGACAACAATATCGCCCTTCCCGACTATATATCAACCTTCGGATTCGAAACCGCAAGGGACGTCGGGGCGAAGATAATGAATAACATAATGGAAGAGGCGAGAACTACGGGCAGATGGTTTCTGGTTATAACCATGGGCAGGAGAACGGGTCACCTAGCTCTTGGAATCGGGCAGTCTTCAGGGGCCACAATAACGATAATCCCCGAGGATTTCGAAGAGGAAAAAGTGCCGCTTGAGAAGGTCGTAGCCATTCTCGAGGGTTCCATAATAAAAAGAATGAGCATGGGGAGGGAATACGGAGTAGCCATACTCGCCGAAGGGATGCTTGACAAGATAGATCCCGTTGACCTAGGACTCATGGACAAGGACGGCATGGGAAGAATAAGATACGTTGACGTTAATTTCGGTCAGCTTCTGAAAAAAGCTCTTGGCAAAAAACTGTCCGAGAAAGGAGTTGAAGCGGAACTGGTGCACAAGAGGCTTGGCTATGAAATGCGCTCGGCCAATCCGATTCCATTTGACGTCGATTATACACGAAAGCTCGGCTACTGTGCCGTAAAGTACCTGCTCGGCGGAGAGGGAGGCGGGGCTCTTGTATACGTAAGAACGGGGAAAATACAGGCGATCCCGTTTCAGGAACTAATAGATAAAAAGACAAACAGCATTAAAGTGAGATATATGGACAGGAACACCGAAGCCTACGAGGTTTCGCAGAAATACATGATCAAGTTAAGACGCGAGGATATCGAAACGCCCGCGATCCTTAAAGAACTCTCAGGACAGACCAACCTTAGCAGCGGCGAATTCAGGGAGTACTTCTCAAAAGTCTTCCGCTGA